One window from the genome of Deinococcota bacterium encodes:
- a CDS encoding RsmD family RNA methyltransferase translates to MTAMTVRLELTQMVHGGLALGRLESGRVALVRGGLPGEVVEAELTERSGVLQGRVKDALSPSPDRVAASAHPGLDYGFIRYERQLDLKREVVADALKRAAKLEADIPATVPAPAPWGYRHAVQPALTVGGLGYRRPESREVVVLERDPVAHDSINAGWRLWAETWRDQGAPPGVLELAWRCNSRGDLVLCLIGERGPRHFQPLADALVEAGIRGVSHASYDARGRFRRGIRKLAGQRLLLQTYGSFEVSVSATSFAQPNPPAAGLLFGRLSEIAGGGEHAVDLYAGSGIIAMHLARTFERVTAIELDIDSIKRGIQDVRRLEIGNVDFVRGDVRKLQDIPEADLITVDPPRAGLAKGVRQTIAASKARRLIYVSCDAATWARDVADLTAAGFGLELAQPYDFYPQTHHVEILSLLTR, encoded by the coding sequence ATGACGGCTATGACGGTTCGCCTCGAGCTCACCCAGATGGTCCACGGCGGTCTCGCCCTGGGCCGCCTGGAGAGCGGCCGCGTCGCCTTGGTGAGGGGCGGCCTGCCCGGCGAGGTCGTCGAGGCCGAACTCACCGAAAGGTCCGGGGTCTTGCAGGGCCGGGTGAAGGACGCCCTGTCGCCCAGCCCCGACCGGGTGGCGGCGAGCGCGCATCCCGGCCTCGACTACGGCTTTATCCGCTATGAGCGGCAGCTAGACCTCAAACGCGAGGTCGTCGCCGACGCGCTAAAGCGCGCTGCCAAGCTCGAGGCGGACATTCCTGCCACGGTTCCCGCCCCCGCGCCCTGGGGCTACCGCCACGCCGTGCAGCCGGCGCTGACCGTCGGCGGCCTCGGCTACCGCCGGCCGGAGAGCCGCGAGGTGGTGGTCTTGGAGCGCGACCCCGTCGCCCACGACAGCATCAACGCGGGCTGGCGCCTGTGGGCCGAGACCTGGCGCGACCAGGGGGCGCCACCGGGCGTGCTCGAGCTCGCCTGGCGCTGCAACAGTCGGGGCGACCTCGTCCTCTGCCTGATCGGCGAGCGCGGCCCCAGGCATTTTCAGCCCTTGGCCGACGCGCTGGTAGAGGCGGGCATCCGCGGCGTCAGCCACGCCAGCTACGACGCGCGCGGCCGCTTCCGGCGCGGCATCCGGAAGCTGGCCGGGCAGCGCCTCCTGTTGCAGACCTACGGCTCCTTCGAGGTGAGCGTGAGCGCCACCTCCTTCGCCCAGCCCAACCCGCCGGCGGCCGGCTTGCTCTTCGGCCGGCTTTCGGAGATCGCCGGAGGGGGCGAGCACGCGGTCGACCTCTACGCGGGCAGCGGGATCATCGCCATGCACTTGGCAAGAACCTTCGAGAGGGTGACGGCGATCGAGCTCGACATCGACAGCATCAAGCGGGGCATCCAGGACGTCAGGCGGCTCGAGATCGGCAACGTCGACTTTGTAAGGGGCGACGTTCGCAAGCTCCAAGACATTCCCGAAGCCGACCTCATCACGGTAGACCCGCCCAGGGCCGGTCTCGCCAAGGGGGTGCGGCAAACCATCGCCGCCTCGAAAGCGAGGCGGCTCATCTACGTTTCCTGTGACGCCGCCACTTGGGCGAGGGACGTCGCCGACCTCACGGCGGCGGGTTTCGGGCTCGAGCTCGCCCAACCTTACGACTTCTACCCGCAGACGCACCACGTCGAGATCCTGTCCTTGCTGACGCGTTGA
- a CDS encoding HEPN domain-containing protein yields MPLDVAPWIEKAEEDWRVVNLLVERGTAWGAVAFHAQQCAEKYLKALLITQGNIPPKSHDLVVLARLTSFSWNHEVLARLSTYAVASRYPEAFLGEAEGRWSLEQLEQLRPRLRELLGLEPPG; encoded by the coding sequence ATGCCGCTTGATGTAGCCCCCTGGATTGAAAAGGCTGAAGAGGATTGGCGCGTCGTGAACCTCTTGGTTGAGAGAGGAACAGCGTGGGGTGCAGTGGCATTTCATGCCCAGCAATGTGCAGAAAAATATCTCAAGGCGTTACTTATTACTCAGGGCAACATTCCTCCTAAAAGTCATGATTTGGTTGTGCTGGCTAGATTGACGAGCTTTAGTTGGAATCACGAGGTGCTGGCTAGACTTTCAACCTACGCCGTTGCCTCGCGCTATCCTGAAGCTTTTTTGGGTGAAGCTGAGGGACGGTGGAGTCTCGAGCAACTCGAGCAGCTCCGTCCTCGTTTGAGGGAGCTACTCGGCCTCGAGCCGCCGGGCTGA